TTCGACGCGGAAGATTTCTGGGAGGTATCGCCCGACGGTGGCGGGGGTGGGCGAAACGAACTCGAATTCCACACGCCCGATGCTCTCCGCCCTCCTCCGCGCGCGCCTCAGGTCGGATCTCCGGCGGGCCGAAAGACTCTCCTCGAACCCGGACCACGAGGCGCCGATAGGCAGCCACTGGGATTGGGAGCGGCCATGGAACGAAACAAGGCCCTGCGACCGTGCGACCCTTCTGACGAGCGAGGGGTCCAGGTGCTCCGCGGGAATGCGTCCGAGGAAGATGGTCGCGCCCGTCGAGCAGATCGCCTCGAGGAGCCGGAGCCGGGATTCCGCGTCGCGGCAGATCAGGCCGCAGGGTTCCCCGAGAAGGGAAGAGCCGATAAGCTCCGTTCGTTCGAGCCCGCCCCGCCGGGTGACCGCGAGGGGAGCGAGAGCCGCAAGCTCGCTGTCCCGGCGAAGCGCGATCACCGAGAGCAGAGCAGCGGCGGGAAGCACGGCTGCAGCCGCCTCAAACCATTCGTACCTCAAAAGCGGAGTTTCGAAACGCTCCGCCAGCCCGTTCCATTCATCCTGCAGCGAAGAGAGATCCGCGGGGTTCCTGAGAAGAGTAACTGTCCACCGGTGAGTGGACCGATCCGCCCCATCCGGGGCGGACTCCGGGCGCCCGGGGGCGATGCGCTCGCCCGCGGCCGGGTTCTGAGGGGCGGCGACATTTGTTCCGTACGGATGTAGAAGCATTGTATCTCTCACAGGCATCCACCTCTTTTCATTGGTTGTCCTCCAGGACGGCCTGCTCAGCCCTCTTCAGGGGAGGGCTCTTCAGCCGATCCTCCCGGACGGGCGCCGGCGACCCGGCGTCCCGTGGAAGAATCCGCATCGCATTCCGTCTGAGAAGCTTTCGTTTCAGAAACCCGAGCGCCGAAACAAGAAAAGGGACCGGATCGCGTGGGTCGAACACCCCGTACTGTTTTTTCGTCATGAGCGAGCGGAGGTATGCGCGGAGAGTCCACTCCTTCGTCTTCCTGTAGCCCCCGAAGAAGGCCCGCAGGTCCTGTTTGACGTAGAGAAGCCGCGTGCCGGCGCGGTAGGAAACCTGAGGAGTATTCGAAAGTCCGTTCTGGTGGCGGTACGCGATGTAGGAAAGGTTCGCCCCCGCGTAGGCGCCGAGGAGCTCCCAGAGATTGTAGCGGGGGTTGATCTCCAGGATCTTGAATTCGGCGTCGTCCGGGTCCCACTTATAGTCGATCTTGACGATCCCCTGGAAGGCGATGCGGCGGAGGTAATCGATGCTGCGATCGGCAAGCGCTTGTTGATGCAGGGTTTCGATATAGACGCTGCCGCCGGTGTGCGGGGGATACGTCCGGATTTTTCTGCCGATAAAATAGCCCAGGCAGCGGGATTGCTCATCGAAGTAGCCGTGAAAGCTCACGATCGCCTCGTCCCGCCCTTCGATGTATGATTGGATAAGGAACCCTGAAGCGCGCTCGGGGAGGGCCGCGCAGAAGTCGGCGAGAGCGCCCGGCGATTCAAAACGGCGGAGCGCTTTTTTGTACGGCCCGAACCTCGCCTGCTGTTCTTCCGTCTCCCATACCCAATCCTGGCTGAATGCGGGCTTGACGATGCACGGAAACTTGACGAGAGGGAGCATCACGAGCAGTTCCGACTTGTCCGCCACAATCCGGGTCGCCGGCGCGGGAAGATTGTGAAGCCGCGCGAACTCCGCAAAACGGACCTTATTGCAGAGCGCCTCCATCGTCGCATCGGAAGGGAGGAGAAAACGATAGACCTCCTGAAGTTGTCGCCGGAAGCGCCAGACAAACGTCAGCTCGGCGTCGGAGGCGTAGTACAGGACCGAACCCTCGCCGACCGACTTTCCGAAATCGAGCATCAGTCGCAATAACTCCTCTTCGCGGCCGGCGTTAAACCCCGGAACCACGAGCCGCCGTGCGCAGTAGCTCGAATGGAATGCGATCTCATCCGGCTGTGCAGACGCGACGTGGGACCCGATCCCGGCGATGCCGAGCGACCGCACGATGTCATACGCCGCAGGAGATCCCCCGGCCGAGAGGACAACGGCCTCTTTTCGTCTATTGTTTTCCGGCATGTTGCACTCCTCGCAGTGATTCC
This is a stretch of genomic DNA from Bacteroidota bacterium. It encodes these proteins:
- a CDS encoding GNAT family N-acetyltransferase, giving the protein MLLHPYGTNVAAPQNPAAGERIAPGRPESAPDGADRSTHRWTVTLLRNPADLSSLQDEWNGLAERFETPLLRYEWFEAAAAVLPAAALLSVIALRRDSELAALAPLAVTRRGGLERTELIGSSLLGEPCGLICRDAESRLRLLEAICSTGATIFLGRIPAEHLDPSLVRRVARSQGLVSFHGRSQSQWLPIGASWSGFEESLSARRRSDLRRARRRAESIGRVEFEFVSPTPATVGRYLPEIFRVEATGWKERRGTSMRSNSDLRRFFTLYSCSAARSGILRLAFMRINGEAVAAQLAVEYAGSCWILKIGYNESFRRCSPGIVLMHEMIRHSFERRLKGFEFLGDLEPWIGIWTDRVHSYNTYRIYPPTPAGLWNLGHDGMLHAAERILRGRRGG